A window of Globicephala melas chromosome 2, mGloMel1.2, whole genome shotgun sequence genomic DNA:
TCGTTGTCCTTGGGAATTGGAACTGTCACCTGGTGTGCATTCCTCGTAACTGAGATTATCTTAAAACAGAAATGGTAGGAAAGCTTTACTGTGCTTCGGGTAGGAGACGAATTTGCTTTTGTAGAATTTGTGGCTGAGGAAAGCAGACAGGGCCTGGTTGAAGAAGACATATGTTACCACGAGCCACCAAGTTAAGTTGTGGAAACCAAAGGCGACAGCCATGGAAATGTAGATCATCAGCTCTGCCAGGTAGTTAGGGGAAGAAACGTATTCAAACCAGTCTCCAAAAGGGATTCGGTGGTTACAGTGAATGACCagtcctgctttatttttcctgagATTGCCGAGAATGACATGACACTTATACTGATGGACAGACGACCAGATGAACATCATCATTCCGAGGATATGGAACCGCCGAGCTTGCATCAAGAGATTTTTCCCTATCACATAGACATTCCTGCCGTCCATTGGCACTTGGCTCAACACAGTTAGGCTGACAAGGACATAGTAGACAAGTCCAAAACAGTACTGCACGACGTGAATCATGGCATTGGAGAAGACACTGACATAGAAGCACTCGAAGAGTCTTCGTAGGCCGTGTAGCCACAGAAACACTAGTACTAAGAACGCAGACAGCGCGAGCTCACCCCCTCGGAATTGCGCAGCCCCAAGAATTCTGAGTAAATGATGAAGCCAGTTTGGAAAAGGTGCTCCCACAAACGGAGACTGAGTAAGGCTCCAAAGCAGGAAGCCATTCCACCGCACTGAGATGATATAGAAGTGAGAAAAATACCTCTTGGGGACATCAAAGGCCCGACAGGCGGCCGGTCGCGACGACCCCCCTTCCTTGGTTTTTCCACAGCGGATCAGGTCCTGGAAGAGCGCGCAGCCCGGAAGCAGGCCGGACGGCACGAGCTGCAGCAGTAGGGTCAGCAGGAAGGCCGCGGCCAGCGTGAGCCACACGGCACGCAGCGGATTCAGCGCCGAAAGTTTGGCCCCCGCCCAGGGAGCCATGGCCGGCGCGCCCGGAGTCCGCGCTCCCCGGGCCCTCGCCACCCGTTGGCGGAGGAACGGCCACTCAAGCGCGGCGCGCCGGGCTCAGCtccgcaaaccacttttgacacgttcgataaGTCACAGCACTTCTCCATACACTACACAAAActttttttgcatttcggttgcatttttacctttcttgaaataataaagcataatatgctgaaaatggtttttttcttccgtcttcaatattaaaatggctacacaaaaatacACCAAATTTGATGTCTTTTTTCAAATGCACGTGGATATGATAgatgtcacatacaatctaacaaaattattatgaatgaagttaaagacaactaagtgctactacagccatcttacagaaaaaaccgaaccttttggccaacccaatagatgtTTTGTGCACTGGGGTTGTGAGTAtaattatattttgctttattgttATAATACTGGTGGTGTTATCAAAAGCTACAACTATAAAACAATCCTTACCACCTCTCAGGTCTTTGTAAACAGAAATGTTAAGAGTGGTAAAGTGCTTTTATTAACTGATTTGACATGGTTAAAGCTGAATAATTTAATCCATCTTAGacatattatgttttcatttaaaatagaagTACTATTTCTTATGGTTTATCCCTCACTGCAACTAACCTAGAAACTTAAAAGTAAACTTTTTGATTCAATCTCTTGTTCAATGCATTGTAGtccttctatatttttatttcttgttccctCCTGTCTtaggtaacatttattgatcacTCTTCCTATATtctaatttaaataaactttctcaTAGAGTCCTCATaatctttattcataatattatcccagtttttctgggtctt
This region includes:
- the LOC115864800 gene encoding polyprenal reductase-like, whose amino-acid sequence is MAPWAGAKLSALNPLRAVWLTLAAAFLLTLLLQLVPSGLLPGCALFQDLIRCGKTKEGGSSRPAACRAFDVPKRYFSHFYIISVRWNGFLLWSLTQSPFVGAPFPNWLHHLLRILGAAQFRGGELALSAFLVLVFLWLHGLRRLFECFYVSVFSNAMIHVVQYCFGLVYYVLVSLTVLSQVPMDGRNVYVIGKNLLMQARRFHILGMMMFIWSSVHQYKCHVILGNLRKNKAGLVIHCNHRIPFGDWFEYVSSPNYLAELMIYISMAVAFGFHNLTWWLVVTYVFFNQALSAFLSHKFYKSKFVSYPKHSKAFLPFLF